A genomic region of Solibacillus isronensis contains the following coding sequences:
- the dfr gene encoding DfrD/DfrG/DfrK family trimethoprim-resistant dihydrofolate reductase has protein sequence MKISLIVAMDKNRVIGKENDIPWRIPNDWKYVKDTTNGHSIILGRKNIESIGIALPGRRNIILTRDKGFNFDGCEIAHSIIDVFELCKDEEEIFIFGGEQIYSLFLPYVEKMYITRIHHEFEGDTFFPEVNFDEWKEESVEKGIMNEKNPYNYYFHVYKRINLLS, from the coding sequence ATGAAGATTTCTTTAATTGTTGCGATGGATAAGAATAGAGTAATTGGTAAAGAGAATGACATTCCTTGGAGAATTCCGAATGATTGGAAGTATGTTAAAGATACTACAAATGGACATTCAATTATATTAGGTAGAAAGAACATTGAGTCTATCGGAATAGCTTTACCTGGCAGAAGGAATATTATTCTGACACGAGATAAAGGTTTTAATTTTGATGGATGTGAAATTGCCCATTCAATTATAGATGTTTTTGAGTTATGTAAAGATGAAGAAGAGATTTTTATTTTCGGTGGAGAACAGATTTATAGTTTGTTCTTACCTTATGTTGAAAAAATGTATATAACAAGAATTCATCATGAATTCGAGGGAGACACATTTTTTCCTGAAGTTAATTTTGATGAATGGAAAGAAGAATCTGTTGAAAAAGGAATTATGAATGAAAAAAACCCATATAACTACTATTTTCATGTTTATAAAAGAATAAATTTATTAAGCTAA
- a CDS encoding DUF6262 family protein, which yields MSNETPNTEGIIKYAKLKTEKSIQKVEEAIKKMIKKQMKINFNSISAESGVSKAFLYRNTKLRDRIETLRKQQEGLPSIKQVKRNMSDASKDVIIASLRKRVKHLEKENKEIKEQLKIQYGKMYEDI from the coding sequence ATGTCTAATGAAACCCCAAATACTGAAGGTATTATAAAATATGCGAAGTTGAAAACGGAAAAGTCCATTCAAAAAGTTGAAGAAGCGATCAAAAAGATGATAAAAAAACAAATGAAAATCAATTTTAACTCTATATCTGCAGAATCAGGGGTTTCAAAGGCATTTCTATACAGAAATACAAAACTCCGAGATCGAATCGAAACACTTCGCAAACAACAAGAGGGTCTCCCCTCAATAAAGCAAGTTAAAAGGAATATGAGTGACGCATCAAAAGATGTAATTATCGCTTCCTTACGGAAGCGAGTCAAGCATTTAGAAAAGGAAAATAAAGAAATTAAAGAACAATTGAAAATTCAATATGGGAAAATGTATGAGGATATTTAA
- the holA gene encoding DNA polymerase III subunit delta produces MKVYLVYGEEQFLLDEYIEGLKPADTDSIEKYDVREMDMNEIIFNCSQGSLFSFGEKFIILNDVYFLGTEKAPEKATEALQEFLQSDAEMTVVLKCPFKLDKRKKVVKTLLKEATCFEGKPMYNTAGWINKRASSKGLNLTSDAVKKISGTYSNLYMIENELNKYKSYFGSLSVNAAALENIMTPTLETDIFKLIDSVVDRSYRAIEQLKDLTLNGNDEIKINLLISWQLRVIEQVLLGNKSIDVHSFVLSKAREQAEAYELSEVSRMQKEVTELDIAMKRGEVDKAIALETMILGWL; encoded by the coding sequence ATGAAAGTTTATTTAGTGTATGGTGAGGAACAGTTTTTACTAGACGAGTATATTGAAGGATTGAAGCCAGCAGATACAGACAGTATTGAAAAATACGATGTGCGTGAAATGGATATGAATGAAATCATTTTCAATTGCTCACAAGGATCTCTATTTTCGTTTGGTGAGAAGTTTATCATCCTCAATGATGTTTATTTCTTAGGAACTGAAAAAGCTCCTGAAAAGGCGACAGAGGCGTTACAAGAATTCTTACAAAGTGATGCGGAAATGACAGTTGTATTAAAATGTCCTTTCAAACTGGACAAACGTAAGAAGGTTGTTAAAACGCTATTAAAAGAAGCTACATGTTTTGAAGGTAAACCAATGTATAATACTGCGGGCTGGATTAACAAACGTGCTTCATCAAAAGGATTAAATCTAACGTCGGATGCGGTTAAGAAGATTAGTGGTACATACAGCAATCTATACATGATTGAAAATGAGCTAAATAAGTACAAATCGTACTTCGGTTCATTATCTGTAAATGCGGCTGCTCTCGAAAACATCATGACTCCAACATTAGAAACAGATATTTTTAAACTGATTGATTCAGTAGTAGATCGTAGCTATCGTGCAATTGAGCAATTAAAGGACTTAACGCTAAATGGGAACGATGAAATTAAAATTAACCTATTAATTAGCTGGCAGTTACGCGTAATTGAACAGGTTTTACTTGGTAACAAGTCGATTGACGTTCATTCGTTCGTTCTATCGAAAGCACGTGAGCAAGCTGAGGCATATGAGCTATCAGAAGTATCACGAATGCAGAAGGAAGTTACTGAGTTAGATATAGCTATGAAGCGCGGTGAAGTGGATAAAGCAATCGCTTTAGAAACGATGATACTCGGTTGGCTGTAA
- the cas5c gene encoding type I-C CRISPR-associated protein Cas5c, translating into MLNNPKPLPTIDFVVHGKNALFTEPFSKNGGEKTTALIPTYDAMRGIAESIYWKPSIKIVIEKVRVMNNIQTCSKGMLTKNQNGSKGLFNYTYLQDVAYQVKVRLEPNLARPDLKADQIMKKHNEIFKRAVKKGGRFDVFLGTRDCIAYVEPCVFGEGESYYDTSDILDFGLMVHSINYPDSSTDKSFYTRFWNAQMTDGVIHFPSPEECIVKRPLTTKEYSFTPINIKSADEELNGLEGGE; encoded by the coding sequence ATGTTAAATAACCCCAAACCCTTACCGACCATAGACTTTGTTGTACACGGTAAAAACGCTCTTTTCACCGAGCCTTTTTCTAAAAATGGTGGAGAAAAAACAACCGCGCTTATTCCAACTTATGATGCAATGCGCGGAATAGCTGAATCAATATACTGGAAGCCATCTATTAAAATCGTTATCGAAAAAGTGCGTGTTATGAACAATATTCAAACCTGTTCCAAAGGGATGCTGACAAAAAATCAAAATGGCTCAAAGGGCCTTTTTAATTACACTTACTTACAAGATGTGGCTTATCAAGTAAAGGTGCGACTTGAGCCAAATCTAGCTAGACCTGATTTAAAAGCGGATCAAATTATGAAAAAGCACAATGAAATTTTTAAACGTGCGGTAAAAAAAGGCGGAAGGTTCGATGTGTTTTTAGGAACTCGTGACTGTATCGCATATGTTGAGCCTTGTGTTTTTGGAGAAGGGGAAAGCTACTACGATACGAGCGACATACTTGACTTCGGTTTAATGGTACATAGTATTAATTATCCTGACAGTTCTACGGACAAGTCTTTTTATACACGTTTTTGGAATGCACAAATGACTGATGGGGTTATCCATTTTCCTAGTCCTGAAGAATGTATCGTTAAGCGTCCCTTAACAACAAAAGAATATTCGTTCACACCAATTAACATAAAATCCGCAGATGAAGAGTTAAACGGGTTAGAGGGTGGTGAATAA
- the cas7c gene encoding type I-C CRISPR-associated protein Cas7/Csd2, giving the protein MNKKDFAIVFTVKNANPNGDPNNGNRPRTTYSGLGEITDVSLKRKIRNRLLDNGLSIFVQSDSKTVDEFTSLKDRMANVEELKKAVTKEDYSKIACSKFFDIRAFGQVISFKGEDADGKKTKGLSIGIRGPVSIQNAYSVSPVSITTNKITKSVNLETKEDGGLSADRMGDKHSVDFGLYVAYGSINAYLAEDTNFTEEDCNEIKKVLPSIFENDSSTARPEGSMEVVNVYWWEHENKSGQYSSAKVHRSLKVKELSASPQSIEDYNITVEPLQNLKVEVLEGF; this is encoded by the coding sequence ATGAATAAAAAAGACTTTGCGATTGTATTCACTGTGAAGAATGCCAATCCTAACGGAGATCCGAATAATGGAAACCGCCCTCGTACAACTTACTCAGGACTTGGGGAAATTACAGATGTTTCTTTAAAACGAAAAATACGCAACCGCTTATTGGATAATGGTTTATCCATCTTTGTACAATCCGATTCAAAAACTGTTGACGAATTTACCAGCTTAAAAGATCGTATGGCCAATGTAGAGGAATTAAAAAAAGCTGTGACAAAAGAAGACTATTCAAAAATTGCATGCTCTAAATTTTTCGATATTCGAGCTTTTGGTCAAGTTATTTCTTTTAAAGGAGAAGATGCAGACGGAAAAAAAACAAAAGGGCTTTCCATCGGCATCCGCGGTCCAGTCTCAATTCAAAATGCTTATTCAGTTTCACCAGTTTCTATAACAACCAATAAAATTACTAAATCCGTCAATTTGGAAACAAAAGAGGACGGGGGACTAAGTGCCGATCGTATGGGAGACAAACATTCCGTAGATTTTGGTTTATATGTAGCCTATGGCAGTATTAATGCTTATTTAGCAGAAGATACGAATTTTACAGAAGAAGATTGCAATGAAATTAAAAAAGTGCTGCCATCCATATTTGAGAACGACAGTTCCACAGCACGTCCCGAAGGTTCTATGGAAGTTGTGAATGTGTATTGGTGGGAACACGAAAATAAAAGTGGACAATATTCATCAGCTAAAGTGCATCGTTCATTAAAAGTTAAAGAATTATCCGCATCGCCCCAATCCATCGAGGATTACAATATAACTGTGGAACCCCTTCAAAATCTGAAAGTCGAAGTCCTGGAAGGGTTCTAA
- a CDS encoding tyrosine-type recombinase/integrase gives MIQNTFKIKPLPHHLEQINEPLLGYWANDVWDVQECPFLDKHYDWNRKLIFDKVHNLRLKNELKYYFYKGLQETRISIIYAFMHYSPCLKVFTEFISRYYADLDSIIDIPKEKFLIEYRTFLVEKGKSVEIVHRKKSSPWMSPTVQPSLYIRLFLQVYDFYYYFYDEREETDKDCWDVRNLKINYNNTISRYSLDFSKIPQPYRQLFKKYIKTRLVVQQSISFSTAICYLNRLLFFFTFLKEKYPEWKELNQLSRMDIEEYIEYLRHSTIKKGKYLINPDHNYVNRFLIDLKTFISYIQKFEWEEAPIKSVISLLSIEDIPKKKRAKADEIKYIPDEVWEQLVCHINQLSSDHIPIILLMEATGFRISDVLSLIIDCLVKQEDGWWIIGDQRKVSYKNHKVPISEEIANVVLVQQEITKKRSSLDTNPKKYLFPVLKGKRMGNPISQDSIKLNLNKLANRCNIKDKDGEIYWFKNHAFRHRYGVNLINNGMNILHVQKLMAHASPEMTLVYAQIHDQTLRDEWEKARDNGAVRLDTRGEVIVADLAQQAKENGVELEWIRHNMDSIRLDHGFCVKSPKLHCDFLEQTLEPPCIKNNCRSFHVDKTFLDYYQEQISKMEADIEVYKKSGRLRSIELIEPKLKRYKELANGLLHTGGIFGLDKTRREYVGDEREKVMQNV, from the coding sequence ATGATACAGAACACATTCAAAATAAAACCCCTTCCCCATCATTTGGAACAGATAAATGAACCATTACTTGGATATTGGGCAAATGATGTGTGGGATGTACAAGAATGTCCCTTTTTGGATAAACATTATGATTGGAATAGAAAATTGATTTTTGATAAGGTACACAATCTTAGATTAAAAAATGAATTAAAATATTATTTTTATAAGGGGTTACAGGAGACAAGGATCTCGATTATCTATGCTTTTATGCATTATTCTCCATGTCTTAAAGTTTTTACAGAATTCATCTCTCGATATTATGCTGATTTAGATTCTATTATTGATATTCCGAAAGAAAAGTTTCTAATAGAGTATCGAACATTTCTTGTAGAGAAAGGAAAATCAGTTGAGATTGTACACCGGAAAAAGTCATCACCGTGGATGTCACCAACAGTTCAACCATCATTGTATATTAGACTATTTCTTCAAGTTTATGATTTTTATTATTACTTTTATGACGAACGAGAAGAAACAGATAAGGATTGTTGGGATGTACGAAATTTGAAGATTAATTATAACAATACAATCAGTAGATATTCATTAGACTTTTCGAAAATTCCGCAACCTTATAGACAATTATTTAAAAAATATATAAAGACTCGCCTAGTTGTTCAGCAATCCATTAGCTTTTCTACAGCAATATGTTATTTAAATAGACTTTTGTTTTTCTTCACCTTTTTGAAGGAGAAATATCCTGAGTGGAAAGAATTAAATCAGCTATCTAGAATGGATATTGAGGAGTATATTGAATACTTGCGACATTCTACTATTAAAAAAGGAAAATATTTAATTAATCCAGATCACAATTATGTAAATCGTTTTTTAATAGACCTTAAAACGTTTATCTCATACATACAAAAATTCGAATGGGAAGAAGCTCCGATAAAGTCAGTTATTTCACTATTGTCAATTGAGGATATTCCTAAAAAGAAAAGAGCAAAGGCTGATGAAATTAAATATATTCCGGATGAAGTATGGGAACAGTTAGTTTGCCATATTAACCAACTTTCCTCAGATCATATACCTATAATTCTTCTAATGGAAGCTACAGGTTTTCGAATTAGTGACGTTTTATCACTTATAATTGACTGCTTAGTAAAACAAGAAGATGGCTGGTGGATTATCGGAGATCAAAGAAAAGTAAGTTATAAAAATCATAAAGTTCCTATTTCAGAAGAAATTGCTAATGTTGTCTTGGTGCAGCAAGAAATTACAAAAAAGAGATCCTCTTTAGACACGAACCCTAAGAAATATTTGTTTCCAGTACTTAAAGGGAAAAGGATGGGTAATCCCATATCGCAGGATTCCATAAAGCTGAACCTTAATAAACTAGCTAACAGATGTAATATTAAGGACAAGGATGGAGAAATTTATTGGTTTAAAAATCATGCATTTCGACACCGTTACGGTGTTAATTTGATTAATAACGGAATGAATATCCTTCATGTTCAAAAATTGATGGCACATGCCAGTCCTGAAATGACATTAGTCTATGCCCAAATTCATGACCAGACACTCCGTGATGAATGGGAAAAGGCTCGAGATAATGGCGCAGTAAGATTAGATACACGTGGAGAAGTTATTGTCGCTGATTTAGCTCAACAGGCTAAAGAAAATGGAGTTGAACTGGAGTGGATACGTCACAACATGGACTCCATTCGTTTAGATCATGGGTTTTGTGTAAAAAGCCCAAAACTTCATTGTGATTTTCTTGAACAGACATTGGAACCACCATGTATTAAAAACAACTGCCGAAGTTTTCACGTTGACAAGACTTTTCTCGACTATTATCAAGAACAGATATCTAAAATGGAAGCTGATATTGAAGTATACAAAAAATCCGGAAGGTTACGTTCCATTGAGTTAATTGAACCCAAATTAAAAAGATATAAAGAATTAGCAAATGGTTTACTACATACTGGTGGAATCTTTGGTTTAGATAAAACTAGACGTGAGTATGTTGGAGATGAACGTGAGAAGGTGATGCAAAATGTCTAA
- a CDS encoding DUF2187 family protein, whose amino-acid sequence MAKNKAVEGSKVRWYDAKREETLEGQIIKFYTNSALIDLTTMQDYDRFGLGTFTVVSKKRLEVTQG is encoded by the coding sequence ATGGCAAAAAATAAAGCGGTAGAAGGTTCAAAAGTGAGATGGTATGACGCTAAACGTGAGGAGACATTAGAAGGACAAATTATAAAGTTCTACACTAACTCCGCGTTAATCGATCTTACTACTATGCAGGATTATGACAGATTCGGGCTTGGCACATTTACAGTCGTATCGAAAAAACGCCTTGAAGTCACTCAAGGGTAG
- the cas8c gene encoding type I-C CRISPR-associated protein Cas8c/Csd1: MSFLFKTLLETYNANQEIVGKIQYKRNGMEYMLLPVSHSTQIAAIEVTIALDGTFHSAEVVTENNNTVIPVTEESSNRTANITPHPLHDKLMYVAGDFLLYTGDAKKAKGFPLYIEALAKWVEFPFANSEVTALYNYLSKGRLIEDLVQSKVILLSDDNKIQNKWTGARNEKPPIFSNVAAPSDSFVRFRFIDEDGEITNPWESEKLIQNFIDYSQSQLTDLDVCYITGEYAPTSNIQPSKIRSGGDKAKLISVNSANPLGYLGRFTDSKDNFAISFEASQKAHNALKWLIIKQGFIIDGRTFLIWNKQANSAINLFEFIWSNKSQEQVMELIDDISMVDNYFVLILDSQIIGRLSVLSFKQFKGSELHANLMKWFHYCSWLLPNIYNEESGKFEREMGTPSLKSIINHVYVRSVAANNDTLYKSYIRDFLEQILNGKELPRTLINPAFNKIKNRHSYSSFEWNKELAIFCSLLNYQAKGEIDLALDHTNQDRSYLYGRLLAVAEVLEYATYKNNEYRETNAERLTSQLAIKPAVTWEILKQRIQPYERKLGKYNARYQKVLNEIMALFNMEDFISSRPLEPQYLLGYYQQKHALYQKNEVAKKLTNKPHLYKRGN, from the coding sequence ATGAGCTTTTTATTTAAAACGCTTTTGGAAACTTATAATGCTAACCAAGAAATTGTAGGGAAGATCCAATATAAGCGTAATGGCATGGAATATATGCTTTTACCAGTATCACATTCCACACAAATCGCAGCAATAGAAGTGACAATTGCGTTAGATGGTACATTCCATTCAGCAGAAGTAGTCACGGAAAATAACAATACGGTCATTCCCGTTACAGAAGAGTCTTCTAACCGTACTGCGAATATAACACCACACCCGTTACACGACAAACTTATGTATGTTGCAGGTGATTTCCTTCTATATACCGGTGACGCTAAAAAAGCAAAAGGTTTTCCCCTATATATAGAGGCATTGGCTAAGTGGGTGGAATTTCCTTTCGCAAATAGTGAAGTAACAGCCTTGTATAATTACTTGTCTAAAGGAAGATTGATCGAGGATTTAGTACAATCAAAAGTCATTCTATTATCGGATGACAATAAAATTCAGAATAAGTGGACCGGTGCTCGTAATGAAAAACCACCGATATTTTCTAATGTAGCAGCTCCTTCTGATAGTTTTGTTCGTTTCCGGTTTATTGATGAAGATGGGGAAATTACAAATCCCTGGGAATCAGAAAAACTCATTCAAAATTTTATAGATTATAGTCAGTCACAACTAACTGATTTGGATGTCTGCTACATCACAGGTGAGTATGCTCCTACAAGTAATATACAACCATCTAAAATTCGTTCCGGTGGCGATAAAGCGAAATTAATTTCAGTAAACTCAGCGAATCCTTTAGGATATTTGGGACGCTTTACGGATAGCAAGGACAACTTCGCAATTAGCTTTGAAGCCTCTCAGAAGGCTCACAACGCCCTCAAATGGCTCATAATTAAACAAGGGTTCATAATTGATGGTCGGACGTTTCTAATATGGAATAAACAAGCAAATTCAGCTATTAATCTATTTGAATTTATCTGGAGTAATAAATCACAAGAACAAGTCATGGAATTAATAGATGACATTTCAATGGTTGATAATTACTTTGTCTTAATATTAGACTCTCAAATAATCGGTAGATTAAGCGTTCTTTCTTTCAAGCAATTCAAGGGGTCTGAGTTACACGCTAATTTAATGAAATGGTTCCATTACTGCAGCTGGCTTTTACCAAACATTTATAATGAAGAATCGGGAAAGTTCGAAAGAGAAATGGGCACACCATCCTTAAAAAGCATTATTAATCATGTGTACGTTAGGAGTGTCGCCGCAAATAATGACACACTTTACAAGTCTTATATACGGGACTTTTTAGAACAAATACTTAACGGTAAAGAACTGCCGCGCACGTTGATTAATCCTGCCTTTAATAAAATAAAAAATCGTCATTCATACTCAAGTTTCGAATGGAATAAAGAATTGGCTATATTCTGCTCACTATTAAACTACCAGGCAAAAGGAGAAATCGATTTGGCACTAGATCACACTAATCAGGATAGAAGTTATTTATACGGCCGCCTATTAGCAGTTGCAGAGGTTTTAGAATATGCCACTTATAAAAACAACGAATATCGAGAAACCAATGCTGAACGGCTCACATCACAATTAGCGATAAAGCCTGCAGTTACATGGGAAATTTTAAAGCAAAGGATTCAACCTTACGAAAGAAAGCTGGGGAAATACAATGCACGCTATCAAAAAGTACTAAATGAAATTATGGCGCTTTTTAATATGGAAGATTTTATTTCATCTAGACCATTAGAGCCGCAATATTTATTGGGCTATTATCAACAAAAGCATGCACTATACCAAAAGAATGAAGTTGCTAAAAAACTGACGAACAAACCACACTTGTATAAAAGGGGAAATTAA
- the thyX gene encoding FAD-dependent thymidylate synthase has translation MKKIDILNGGYVILQDYMGSDLSVTNSARVSYNKKKDVLDDKDKGLIDFLAREGHTSPFRHTSLQFEVYVPLYVARQHWKHIIGSGFQDPFVAWNESSRRYITEEPEFYIPNANEWRSKPANSKQGSGENLSELSGGVFTKKLEEHIAEGERLYEEAMEAGVAPEQARLFLPAYSMFVRYYWTGSLQGVAHFLNLRLPEDAQYEIRVLAEAVQELAHEKFPLSLDALLKYN, from the coding sequence ATGAAAAAAATTGACATTTTAAATGGTGGATATGTGATCTTACAAGACTACATGGGTTCCGACTTATCTGTTACAAATTCAGCTCGTGTTTCTTATAACAAGAAAAAGGACGTTCTTGACGATAAAGATAAGGGACTCATTGACTTTCTCGCTCGTGAAGGTCACACAAGTCCATTCAGACACACTTCACTTCAATTTGAAGTTTACGTCCCTCTTTACGTCGCAAGACAACATTGGAAGCATATCATTGGTTCTGGATTTCAGGACCCATTCGTTGCTTGGAATGAATCTTCTCGTCGTTATATTACTGAAGAACCAGAGTTTTACATACCTAATGCTAATGAGTGGAGATCGAAACCAGCAAATTCAAAACAAGGCTCTGGCGAGAATTTAAGTGAATTATCTGGAGGAGTTTTTACAAAGAAGCTTGAAGAGCATATTGCTGAAGGTGAACGCCTTTATGAAGAAGCCATGGAAGCTGGTGTGGCTCCAGAACAAGCTCGATTATTTCTTCCTGCTTACTCTATGTTTGTGAGATATTATTGGACTGGTTCTCTTCAAGGTGTAGCCCATTTCTTGAATTTAAGACTCCCAGAGGATGCCCAATACGAAATTAGAGTTCTTGCTGAAGCTGTGCAGGAATTAGCACATGAGAAGTTTCCATTGTCCCTTGACGCTCTCCTCAAATATAACTAA
- a CDS encoding tyrosine-type recombinase/integrase, which translates to MKVQEVLIHEKKRYLLIDNGGHPVTSVAKYIKYLDNIGKAENTLKSYCYHLKLYFQFLEECRLEYQEVNLDILAQFIGWLRIPDQSTKVIYFEATLAKRSEKTVNTIITCVIGFYDYLTRNEDYGGNLNDQLIKQAPGRFKTFKPFLHHITKGNSYDKNILKIKEPKRLIKTLSKNQIQVIHDACSNIRDELLFRILYEGGLRIGEALSLWVEDFDIGKNAVTVRKSKTPDGEKRKVYVSIETMNLFQDYLIDYHSYEIDSNYVFITLTGPNRGKPMTDGSVRSLIKRMKKKTGIDFTPHMLRHTYATELHAAGVDIAIIQRLLGHAHVQTTIQTYIHASDETIRESWEQAHSNKKMGRRDK; encoded by the coding sequence TTGAAAGTACAAGAAGTTCTCATTCATGAGAAGAAAAGATATCTGTTAATTGACAATGGAGGGCATCCAGTTACTTCAGTTGCAAAGTATATAAAGTATTTAGATAACATTGGAAAAGCTGAAAACACACTAAAGTCATACTGTTACCATCTAAAGCTTTACTTTCAATTCCTAGAGGAGTGTAGATTAGAATATCAAGAAGTAAACCTTGATATTTTAGCTCAATTCATCGGTTGGCTGAGAATCCCTGATCAATCTACAAAAGTCATTTATTTTGAAGCAACCTTAGCGAAACGATCAGAAAAAACGGTCAATACCATCATAACGTGTGTCATAGGGTTCTATGACTATTTGACTCGTAATGAGGATTACGGGGGGAATTTAAATGATCAATTAATAAAGCAAGCCCCAGGGCGTTTTAAGACTTTCAAACCTTTCCTTCATCACATTACAAAAGGGAATTCTTATGATAAAAACATTTTAAAGATTAAGGAACCAAAGCGTTTAATCAAAACTTTGAGTAAAAATCAAATCCAAGTGATCCATGATGCGTGCAGCAATATACGGGATGAATTATTATTCCGTATATTATATGAAGGAGGATTACGGATTGGAGAGGCCCTTTCTTTGTGGGTAGAGGATTTTGATATAGGTAAAAACGCTGTTACGGTGAGGAAATCCAAAACACCAGATGGAGAAAAACGAAAAGTTTATGTGTCTATTGAGACTATGAATCTCTTTCAAGATTATCTAATAGACTATCATTCTTACGAAATTGATAGCAATTATGTTTTTATCACCTTAACTGGACCAAATCGTGGTAAACCAATGACTGATGGTTCTGTACGTTCTTTAATTAAACGGATGAAGAAAAAAACAGGAATAGATTTTACCCCTCATATGCTCCGGCATACATATGCCACAGAGTTACACGCAGCAGGAGTTGATATTGCCATCATACAGAGGTTATTAGGGCATGCACACGTTCAAACAACCATACAGACTTATATCCATGCATCCGATGAAACCATACGTGAAAGCTGGGAACAAGCTCATTCAAATAAAAAAATGGGAAGAAGAGATAAATAA